Within Microterricola gilva, the genomic segment GGGTGCCGCCCAGGCTGTCGCTCAGGCGGCGGAACGCGAGCAGGCCGTAGTCAGGGTCTGCGCCGTCGGCGAACCACTGCAGCATCACGGGCAAGAGGTGGCGTTGAATGGTGGCCCGGCGCGACACTCCAGCAGTGAGCGCCGCGATGTGCGCGAGTGCCCCGCGGGGGTCGAGGAAGCCGATCGCGGCCAGCCGCGCCTCGGCCTGCGCGCTCGTGAGATTGAGTCCCTCGGCCGGCAGCGCGGCGACCGCCGAGAGCAGCGGACGGTAGAACAGGCGCTCGTGCAGACCGCGCACGCGCAGCTTGCCTGCAGCGCGGAGCGCGCTGAGCTCGCTCGCGCTCGAGGCCAGCCCGCTCGCCCTGGCCAGGACGCGCAGGGCGTCGGCGTCGCGCGGCATCAGGTGGGTACGGCGCAGGCGCTGCAGCTGGAGCCGGTGCTCGAGCAGGCGGAGCACGCGGTAGTCCTGCGAGAACTCGGCCGCCTCGACGCGGCCGATGTAGCCGCCCTCCGCCAGCGAGACGAGCGCAGGCAGCGTGCCGAGCTGGCGCACCGATTCGTCGCTCTGGCCGTGGACGAGCTGCAACAGCTGCACGGTGAACTCGATGTCGCGCAGCCCGCCTGGACCGAGCTTCAGCTGCACATCGACCTCGTCGTCCGGGATGTGCGCTGTGACGCGCTCGCGCATGCGCTGCACGGAGTCGACGAAGCCCTCACGGGCGGAGCTGTTCCACACCGCAGGGGCCATCGCGGTCACGTAGCGCTCCCCCAACTCACGGTCGCCGGCCAGCGGGCGCGCCTTGAGCTGCGCCTGGAACTCCCAGTTCTTCGCCCAGCGCTCGTAGTACGCCAGATGTGACTCCAGGGTGCGCACGAGAGCGCCGTCCTTGCCCTCTGGGCGCAGGTTGGCGTCCACCTCCCAGAGCGGCGGCTCGACCAGCGCCTCCGAGATACCGCGCATGGTGAGCATGGCCAGGCGGGTGGCGATCTCGACAGCGCGGGCACTGTCGAGGCCGTCATCCGCCTCGGTGATGAAGATGACGTCGACATCGCTGACGTAGTTGAGTTCGCGGGCGCCGGCCTTGCCCATGCCCATGATGCTGAGCCGGGTGGCGTCGACCTGGGCGGCGGCGAAGAGGCCGAAGCCCGGCTTGTCGGCGATCGTGACGGCGCGGCGGGCGACGGCGAGCGAGGCCTCCAGCGTCGCGCCGGCGAGATCGGCGAGGGCGCGGGCGACTCCGTCGAGGCCGGCGACCGGATCGCCCTGCTCCAGGTCGTAGGCGGAGAGCCGGGTCAGCCACCAGCGGTAGCGCACCCGGAGCCGGGTCCAGGCCGCCTCGTCACCGGCGGTGTCGCCGAGGGCGCTGCCGTGCACGGCCGCGAGCATGTCGGCCGTCAGCTCGCGCTCGGCCGGCGGTGCGAACAGGGGCTGGGCCACCGCGCTCATCTCGTCCGGCCGGCGCAGGAAGAACTCGGCCAGCCCCTCTGACGCCCCGAGCACCCGGATCAGGCGCCTGGCGGCATCCGGCTCACCCAGCACCGCGAGTGTCTGCTCCGGGGACTGCCGCAACAGCGCGATCAGGCTCGCGAGGGCGGAGTCGACGTCGGCGGCCGTCGCGAAGTCCGGCAGCAGTGCGCGCGCCGATGACCCGCTCAACTCCTCGAACTCGGCCAGCCCGTTCGCGGCGCTGCTCAGTTCGAGGAAGCCGGTGCGCGCGAGCTCGGTGAGGCTGAAGCGGTCAGAACTCATCAGGCCGGCGACGTCCTAGAGGATCTCGAGGTTGTTGCGCAGTTCGAACGGAGTCACCTGCGTGCGGTACTCGCGCCATTCCTTGCGCTTGTTCATGAGCACGTAGTTGAACACCTGCTCGCCGAGCGTCTCGGCGACGAGCTCCGACTCCTCCATGTACTGGATGGCGTGGTCGAGGCTGGCCGGGAGCTGCGCGTAGCCGAGCGCGCGGCGCTCGGAATCGCTGAGGCTCCAGACGTTGTCCTCTGCCTCCTCCGGGAGCTCGTACTCCTCCTCGATGCCCTTGAGACCGGCGGCCAGCATGAGCGAGTAGGAGAGGTACGGGTTCGCTGCCGAGTCGATCGCTCGGTACTCGATGCGGGCGCTCTGACCCTTGTTCGGCTTGTAGAGCGGAACACGGATGAGCGCCGAACGGTTGTTGTGGCCCCAGCAGACGAAGCTGGGCGCCTCGTCGCCGCCCCAGAGCCGCTTGTACGAGTTGACGAACTGGTTCGTCACCGCGGTGATCTCAGGTGCGTGCTTGAGCAGGCCGGCGATGAAGTGGCGGCCGGTCTTGGAGAGCTGGTACTGCGCGCCCGGCTCGTAGAAGGCGTTCGAATCGCCCTCAAACAGCGACATGTGCGTGTGCATGCCGGAACCGGGGTGGTCGGAGAAAGGCTTCGGCATGAACGTCGCATAGACGCCCTGCTCGATCGCCACCTCCTTGATGACGGTGCGGAAGGTCATGATGTTGTCGGCCGTGGTCAACGCGTCCGCATACCGGAGGTCGATCTCGTTCTGGCCCGGACCGCCCTCGTGGTGGCTGAACTCCACCGAGATGCCGAGGTCTTCCAGCATCCGCACGGAACGACGACGGAAGTCGTGTGCCGTCCCGCCAGGGACGTTGTCGAAGTAGCCGGCCGAGTCGACCGGGATCGGTCCCTTCTTGCCGTACTTGGACGACTTGAGCAGGTAGAACTCGATCTCGGGGTGCGTGTAGAAGGTGAAGCCGCGGTCGGCCGCCTTCTCCAGCGTGCGCTTCAGCACGTTGCGGGGGTCGGCGACGGCCGGGACGCCGTCGGGCGTGCTGATGTCGCAGAACATGCGTGCGGTCGGGTCGACGTCCCCGCGCCAGGGCAGAATCTGGAACGTCGTCGGGTCCGGGTGCGCGAGCAGGTCCGACTCGTAGGTGCGGGTGAGGCCCTCGATGGCCGAGCCGTCGAAGCCGAGTCCCTCGGTGAATGCACCCTCCACCTCGGCCGGCGCGATGGCGACCGACTTGAGCGTGCCGACGACGTCGGTGAACCACAGGCGAATGAATTTGACGCCCCGTTCCTCAATGGTTCGAAGAACGAAGTCACGCTGCTTGTCCATT encodes:
- a CDS encoding bifunctional [glutamine synthetase] adenylyltransferase/[glutamine synthetase]-adenylyl-L-tyrosine phosphorylase, giving the protein MSSDRFSLTELARTGFLELSSAANGLAEFEELSGSSARALLPDFATAADVDSALASLIALLRQSPEQTLAVLGEPDAARRLIRVLGASEGLAEFFLRRPDEMSAVAQPLFAPPAERELTADMLAAVHGSALGDTAGDEAAWTRLRVRYRWWLTRLSAYDLEQGDPVAGLDGVARALADLAGATLEASLAVARRAVTIADKPGFGLFAAAQVDATRLSIMGMGKAGARELNYVSDVDVIFITEADDGLDSARAVEIATRLAMLTMRGISEALVEPPLWEVDANLRPEGKDGALVRTLESHLAYYERWAKNWEFQAQLKARPLAGDRELGERYVTAMAPAVWNSSAREGFVDSVQRMRERVTAHIPDDEVDVQLKLGPGGLRDIEFTVQLLQLVHGQSDESVRQLGTLPALVSLAEGGYIGRVEAAEFSQDYRVLRLLEHRLQLQRLRRTHLMPRDADALRVLARASGLASSASELSALRAAGKLRVRGLHERLFYRPLLSAVAALPAEGLNLTSAQAEARLAAIGFLDPRGALAHIAALTAGVSRRATIQRHLLPVMLQWFADGADPDYGLLAFRRLSDSLGGTHWFLRMLRDSSGAAERLTKVLSGSRFIGELLELTPESVAWLEDEDDLRPRTRAALADETRAVLARHASADAAAAVLRGIRRREVLRLAFSATLDLCSVEELGLGLSDVTENLIDGLVRAIRAPANGTVTGAADDGIEFAVIAMGRFGGQELGFGSDADVMYVYRPAGLAPEQAQYRSQHIVAELKRLSEDSRLPLDLDVGLRPEGKNGPVTRSLDSYRAYYARWSLTWEAQALLRARGAVGDAALLRDFIAVADAVRYPVAIAESAVREVKRIKARVESERLPQAADPLRHLKLGRGSLSDVEWFVQLLQLQHGAAIPALRTPSTLIALAEATDAGLVPAADAATLRAAWLLASRARSAMTLWTNKTSDILPRDRIQLGGVARLLNYPPGAANQLEEDYLALTRRARAVFEREFYGVPERGTPTG
- the glnA gene encoding type I glutamate--ammonia ligase, which gives rise to MDKQRDFVLRTIEERGVKFIRLWFTDVVGTLKSVAIAPAEVEGAFTEGLGFDGSAIEGLTRTYESDLLAHPDPTTFQILPWRGDVDPTARMFCDISTPDGVPAVADPRNVLKRTLEKAADRGFTFYTHPEIEFYLLKSSKYGKKGPIPVDSAGYFDNVPGGTAHDFRRRSVRMLEDLGISVEFSHHEGGPGQNEIDLRYADALTTADNIMTFRTVIKEVAIEQGVYATFMPKPFSDHPGSGMHTHMSLFEGDSNAFYEPGAQYQLSKTGRHFIAGLLKHAPEITAVTNQFVNSYKRLWGGDEAPSFVCWGHNNRSALIRVPLYKPNKGQSARIEYRAIDSAANPYLSYSLMLAAGLKGIEEEYELPEEAEDNVWSLSDSERRALGYAQLPASLDHAIQYMEESELVAETLGEQVFNYVLMNKRKEWREYRTQVTPFELRNNLEIL